A stretch of Kaistella flava (ex Peng et al. 2021) DNA encodes these proteins:
- the tal gene encoding transaldolase, translated as MNPLNQIRKMDQSIWLDLLDREIMDSGKLQDLIDNDDLRGLTSNPSIFEKAISGSSDYDEDIVILSKKEDTNPAIFFDLAIADIQRAADLFKPVYETTNGTDGFVSLEVSPYLARDTDATIEQARDLWTRVNRKNVMIKIPGTKEGLVAIRECLREGININITLLFGLPRYREITEAFMGGLEDRLKEGNSIKGISSVASFFLSRIDVMVDPMLKEKNENNLVGKIAIACAKKAYQIYLEMISSERFKKLEENGAQKQRVLWASTGTKDPSFSDVLYVEALIGKETINTLPMETLDAFRDHGKVAETLTENVDDADKAMEDLEKTGIDIDKITQKLENEGIEKFNQAYDKLIKSIDEKKRKL; from the coding sequence ATGAATCCTTTAAATCAAATACGAAAAATGGATCAGAGCATATGGCTCGATTTGCTCGATCGCGAAATCATGGACTCCGGAAAATTACAAGATCTCATTGATAATGACGATCTGCGTGGTCTGACTTCAAATCCTTCTATTTTTGAAAAAGCCATCAGTGGCAGTTCAGATTATGATGAAGATATCGTCATCCTCTCTAAAAAAGAAGATACTAATCCGGCCATTTTTTTCGATTTAGCCATAGCCGATATTCAACGGGCAGCCGATTTATTTAAACCAGTTTATGAGACAACCAACGGTACAGACGGTTTCGTAAGTTTAGAAGTTTCTCCTTATTTAGCAAGAGATACAGATGCAACAATTGAGCAGGCGAGAGATTTATGGACGAGAGTAAATCGAAAAAATGTGATGATCAAAATCCCGGGAACCAAAGAAGGTTTAGTAGCAATTCGGGAATGTTTACGGGAAGGAATCAATATTAATATAACGCTGCTTTTTGGACTTCCACGCTATCGGGAAATTACTGAAGCATTTATGGGTGGACTGGAAGATCGCTTAAAAGAAGGCAATTCTATTAAGGGAATTTCTTCTGTGGCAAGTTTCTTTCTAAGCCGAATTGATGTGATGGTCGATCCAATGTTGAAGGAAAAAAACGAAAATAATTTAGTAGGAAAAATAGCAATTGCCTGTGCCAAAAAAGCATATCAAATCTATCTGGAAATGATTTCAAGCGAACGTTTTAAAAAATTAGAAGAAAACGGAGCGCAAAAACAACGCGTTCTTTGGGCAAGTACGGGCACAAAAGATCCTTCCTTCAGTGATGTCTTATATGTAGAAGCTCTGATTGGAAAAGAAACCATCAATACTTTACCGATGGAAACTCTCGACGCATTTCGTGATCATGGAAAAGTAGCTGAAACTTTGACTGAAAATGTAGATGATGCTGACAAAGCAATGGAAGATTTGGAGAAAACAGGAATTGATATTGATAAAATTACTCAAAAACTCGAAAACGAAGGAATAGAAAAATTTAATCAAGCCTATGATAAGTTGATCAAAAGTATTGATGAAAAAAAACGCAAACTTTAA
- the tkt gene encoding transketolase: METKNLIQKSIDTVRVLSADAVQKADSGHPGTPMALAPLGHILWSEVLHYNPKNPDWVNRDRFVLSCGHACMLQYSYLYLTGYKISLDDIKKFRQLHSITAGHPEYRLTPGIEVTTGPLGQGFANGVGMAIAEQYMAARYNQPDFNIFDYHIYAICSDGDLMEGVSAEAASLAGHLRLGNLIYFYDSNHITIEGDTDLAFDEDVSKRFEAYGWHVQNLPDINDLEAVKKAIKNAKNETDRPSLIKVRSIIGYGSPNKHNTSAAHGSPLGKDEVRLVKENFGFDPDKDFVVPEEVLDFYRKAGKKSAKKEEDWNELYKNYKKRHPNLAKEYEDITGGKLPEGWEKKLPVFEAGTELATRKASGKTLNAIAEFLPQLIGGSADLAPSTDTNLDAYPSFSPKHRDGRNFHFGIREHSMGAVLNGMVLSNYLIPYGATFLIFSDYMRPPLRLAAIMKIRQIMVFTHDSIALGEDGTTHQPVEQLIGLRSVPNMTVIRPADANETAQAWRVAIEHKDGPVAIALTRQGIPIIDQKKYAKAKNLEKGAYILSDSEGEPDLILMASGSEVQLILAAQEELMKNNIKARVVSMPCWNLFDQQNAAYKEKVFPKNIRKRLAVEAGSSIGWMKYTTDDGDVIGIDKFGESAPGEEVMKEYGFTVENVMKRAHALLSKKD; encoded by the coding sequence ATGGAAACGAAAAATTTAATTCAGAAAAGTATTGATACCGTAAGAGTTTTATCCGCGGACGCCGTTCAGAAAGCAGATTCCGGACATCCGGGAACACCGATGGCTTTGGCACCGTTAGGTCATATTTTGTGGTCAGAGGTCCTGCATTATAATCCGAAAAATCCGGATTGGGTCAATCGTGACCGATTTGTGCTTTCTTGCGGACACGCTTGTATGTTGCAATACAGTTATTTATACTTGACCGGATATAAAATTTCGCTCGATGATATTAAAAAATTTAGACAACTTCACAGCATTACGGCGGGTCATCCCGAATATCGACTCACTCCCGGAATTGAAGTAACCACCGGTCCTTTGGGTCAGGGTTTTGCCAATGGAGTAGGAATGGCGATTGCTGAGCAATATATGGCAGCGCGGTATAATCAACCTGATTTCAATATTTTCGATTATCATATTTATGCGATTTGCAGCGATGGTGATTTAATGGAAGGTGTTTCCGCCGAAGCCGCTTCTCTCGCTGGTCATCTTAGACTCGGAAATTTAATTTATTTCTACGACAGCAACCATATCACCATCGAAGGTGATACTGATCTGGCTTTTGATGAAGATGTTTCCAAACGTTTTGAAGCTTACGGTTGGCATGTTCAAAATTTACCGGATATCAATGATTTGGAAGCGGTTAAAAAAGCAATTAAAAATGCCAAGAACGAAACCGACCGTCCTTCCTTAATAAAAGTCCGCAGCATTATTGGTTACGGTAGTCCTAATAAACACAACACTTCAGCCGCGCACGGTTCACCTTTGGGTAAAGACGAGGTGCGTTTGGTGAAAGAAAATTTCGGATTTGATCCCGATAAAGATTTCGTCGTTCCTGAAGAAGTTTTAGATTTTTATCGAAAAGCCGGAAAGAAATCTGCTAAAAAAGAAGAAGATTGGAATGAGCTTTATAAAAATTATAAGAAACGCCATCCTAATCTTGCTAAAGAATATGAAGACATTACAGGAGGGAAACTTCCTGAAGGTTGGGAGAAAAAACTTCCAGTATTTGAAGCCGGAACAGAGTTAGCAACTCGGAAAGCTTCAGGCAAAACCTTAAACGCTATTGCTGAATTTTTGCCACAATTGATTGGTGGTTCAGCTGATCTTGCGCCGTCAACAGATACGAATCTTGATGCTTATCCATCATTTTCGCCAAAGCATCGTGATGGGCGTAACTTCCATTTTGGAATCCGCGAACATTCAATGGGTGCAGTTTTGAACGGAATGGTACTGAGTAATTATCTGATTCCATATGGTGCGACATTTTTGATTTTTTCTGATTATATGCGTCCGCCACTTCGATTGGCAGCCATTATGAAAATCCGTCAAATTATGGTTTTCACCCACGACAGTATCGCTTTGGGCGAAGATGGAACGACGCACCAACCTGTTGAGCAATTGATTGGATTACGATCGGTTCCAAATATGACCGTAATTCGTCCGGCTGATGCAAACGAAACTGCACAAGCTTGGCGTGTTGCCATCGAACATAAAGATGGTCCTGTAGCAATTGCTTTAACGCGCCAGGGAATTCCAATTATCGATCAGAAGAAATATGCCAAAGCAAAAAACCTGGAGAAAGGAGCTTACATACTTTCAGATTCTGAGGGCGAACCAGATTTAATTCTAATGGCGAGCGGCTCAGAAGTTCAATTGATTTTGGCTGCTCAGGAAGAATTAATGAAAAATAATATTAAAGCTAGAGTAGTTAGCATGCCATGTTGGAATTTATTTGATCAACAAAATGCCGCCTATAAAGAAAAAGTATTTCCAAAAAATATTCGAAAACGATTGGCTGTTGAAGCAGGCTCTTCTATTGGTTGGATGAAATACACAACCGACGATGGTGACGTCATCGGCATCGATAAATTTGGTGAATCAGCACCGGGCGAAGAAGTAATGAAAGAATACGGCTTCACCGTAGAAAACGTAATGAAAAGAGCACATGCTTTGCTTTCTAAAAAAGACTAA
- a CDS encoding RpiB/LacA/LacB family sugar-phosphate isomerase: MSTEPLIKIGICADHGGFELKERIISFLIENKFQPIDFGAKELNNADDFPDFVIPLAKAVAAGEVFRGIAICGSGVGACIAANKVSGVRAALIVDYFSAHQGVEDDDMNLICLGGRVTGYASAEELVLAFLNAKFIGAERHIRRLKKIQDLENN, encoded by the coding sequence ATGTCCACAGAACCATTAATAAAAATAGGCATTTGCGCAGACCACGGCGGATTTGAACTTAAAGAAAGAATAATATCTTTTTTAATTGAAAACAAATTTCAACCTATTGATTTTGGAGCGAAGGAATTAAACAATGCGGATGATTTTCCAGACTTTGTTATTCCTTTAGCCAAAGCAGTCGCTGCTGGAGAAGTTTTTCGGGGTATTGCTATTTGTGGAAGTGGAGTCGGCGCGTGTATTGCTGCTAATAAAGTTTCCGGCGTGAGAGCAGCTTTGATCGTAGATTATTTCTCAGCGCATCAAGGTGTTGAAGATGATGATATGAATTTAATTTGTCTCGGAGGTCGCGTTACGGGATATGCCAGTGCAGAAGAGTTGGTTTTAGCTTTTTTAAATGCAAAATTTATTGGAGCAGAAAGACACATTCGTCGATTAAAAAAAATTCAGGACTTAGAAAATAATTAG
- a CDS encoding nucleoside-triphosphatase, with translation MIYILSGNIETGKTSALLKWTEARNDVFGILTPRNKNGIRYLLDVNTKESFEMETDLKMADAVTVGRYRFLKSAFEKGNEIIKKALVNNKSGYIIIDELGKLELKSKGFHESALLAIPETINNDDLHLILIIRTTLLLDIIIKYKITDYQFMVIEDLNQPSELS, from the coding sequence ATGATTTACATATTGTCAGGAAATATTGAAACCGGAAAAACCAGTGCTTTGTTGAAATGGACAGAAGCACGGAACGACGTATTTGGAATTTTGACGCCCAGAAATAAAAATGGTATTCGATACCTTTTAGATGTAAATACCAAAGAATCTTTTGAGATGGAAACTGATTTAAAAATGGCCGATGCAGTAACGGTTGGGCGATATCGATTTCTAAAAAGTGCTTTTGAAAAAGGAAATGAAATCATTAAAAAAGCTTTAGTCAACAATAAATCAGGATACATAATAATAGATGAATTAGGCAAACTGGAATTAAAATCGAAAGGCTTTCACGAATCAGCTTTGTTAGCGATACCCGAAACCATTAATAATGATGATCTCCATTTAATCCTGATCATCCGAACGACTTTATTATTAGATATCATCATTAAATATAAGATTACTGATTATCAATTTATGGTGATTGAGGATTTAAATCAACCTTCTGAATTATCTTGA
- a CDS encoding HAD family hydrolase gives MIDFDRAKIKVVFMDIGGVMLTNGWDHESRAKAAEVFGFDYNEMNILHNFIYNVFEIGSISLDEYLDTVVFESPKDFSKEDFKKFMYSQSVELPQMLPWLKSWKRQTDLPVFAISNENRELNDYRIQTFNLHELFDGFFSSCYVGYRKPDPRIFKTALEITQVKPDECIYFDDRPMLVNAAKKLGMNSFLHQDFESTKNILEHFIR, from the coding sequence ATGATTGATTTTGATAGAGCTAAAATTAAAGTAGTGTTTATGGACATTGGTGGCGTAATGCTAACTAATGGTTGGGATCATGAATCACGGGCAAAGGCCGCAGAAGTTTTTGGTTTTGATTATAATGAAATGAATATTCTGCACAATTTCATTTACAATGTTTTTGAGATTGGCAGTATTTCTTTAGATGAATATCTGGATACAGTTGTATTTGAAAGTCCCAAAGATTTTAGCAAAGAGGATTTTAAAAAGTTTATGTATTCCCAATCAGTAGAATTACCGCAGATGTTACCTTGGCTTAAAAGTTGGAAAAGGCAAACTGATTTACCTGTGTTTGCCATCAGCAATGAAAATCGGGAACTTAATGATTATCGGATTCAGACTTTTAATTTGCACGAATTGTTTGATGGATTCTTTTCTTCCTGTTATGTCGGTTATCGGAAACCAGATCCGCGGATTTTTAAAACTGCTTTAGAAATTACGCAGGTCAAACCTGACGAATGTATTTATTTTGACGATCGTCCGATGTTAGTTAATGCCGCAAAAAAACTGGGAATGAATAGTTTTCTGCATCAGGATTTTGAATCGACGAAAAACATTCTCGAACATTTTATAAGATAA
- a CDS encoding Dps family protein codes for MKNANIGISEEHKQTIADQLSKILADEFLLYSKTLNAHWNIEGPDFHTAHVYLEALYNDQQGIVDTVAERIRALGHYVPAQLQKYLQLTHLSEQPLDKNDSQSLFAELLRDHESIIVFLRENIKPMADQLKAEGISDYITGLMEYHEKTAWMLRAHLN; via the coding sequence ATGAAAAATGCTAACATCGGAATTTCCGAAGAACACAAACAAACAATTGCTGACCAATTATCAAAAATATTGGCAGATGAATTTCTACTTTATTCCAAAACATTGAATGCTCATTGGAATATTGAAGGGCCTGATTTTCATACCGCTCACGTTTATCTCGAAGCACTCTATAATGATCAGCAGGGAATCGTTGACACGGTGGCGGAAAGAATTCGTGCATTGGGACATTACGTTCCGGCTCAACTTCAGAAATATCTTCAACTGACCCATCTTTCCGAACAACCGCTCGATAAGAATGATAGCCAATCGCTTTTTGCTGAATTATTGCGCGACCACGAAAGTATTATTGTTTTTTTAAGAGAAAATATAAAACCGATGGCAGATCAACTAAAAGCAGAAGGAATCAGTGACTACATTACCGGCTTGATGGAGTACCATGAAAAAACCGCTTGGATGCTTCGGGCTCATTTAAATTAG
- a CDS encoding NAD(P)/FAD-dependent oxidoreductase, producing MSKKTKIVIVGAGFGGIEFVKALHKKPVEVLLIDRNNYHNFQPLMYQVATGGLEPSSIAYPVRRIFINYKNFSFRMAEVLQVDITKNQLLTSIGTIDFDFLVIASGSENNFFNFDPVKDELLPLKSVPDSLKLRNHIFQNFERAMASDEKESVEKYMNIAVVGGGPAGLELAGALAEMKRYIIPKEFPGLDLSKMSIHIYESGAELLGNMSTEASAKSLEYLKALGVNVFLKTRVKSYDGSTIELDNGTRFTTDSVIWSAGVKGSPIKGLPETTILNGNRIAVNEFNQVIDTENIFAIGDVAAYITTENPKGLPMLAPVAQQQGEFLAENILRKIKSEPMEPFQYRNKGVMATIGRNKAVVDLPHYKFQGIFAWFIWMFVHILSLAGYRNKIITFIDWFINYFSYARPLGVILISTKAKDTKENKVKMEEEKV from the coding sequence ATGTCAAAAAAAACTAAAATAGTAATTGTCGGTGCGGGCTTTGGCGGTATAGAATTCGTAAAAGCATTGCACAAAAAACCTGTCGAAGTACTTTTGATTGACCGTAACAACTACCACAATTTTCAACCTTTAATGTATCAAGTCGCTACAGGTGGACTCGAGCCAAGTAGCATCGCATATCCTGTTCGACGTATTTTTATCAATTATAAAAATTTCAGTTTCCGAATGGCTGAAGTTTTGCAGGTTGATATTACGAAAAATCAGTTATTGACTTCCATTGGCACAATTGACTTTGACTTTCTCGTTATTGCTTCCGGAAGTGAAAATAATTTTTTCAATTTTGATCCAGTTAAAGACGAATTACTTCCTTTAAAATCGGTGCCTGACTCTTTGAAATTAAGAAATCATATTTTTCAAAATTTTGAACGGGCGATGGCCAGTGATGAAAAAGAATCTGTAGAAAAATATATGAATATTGCTGTGGTGGGTGGTGGACCAGCTGGACTCGAGTTAGCCGGAGCTTTAGCAGAAATGAAAAGATATATCATTCCCAAAGAATTTCCTGGCTTGGATCTTTCTAAGATGAGCATTCATATTTATGAATCAGGTGCTGAATTACTCGGAAATATGTCGACCGAAGCATCTGCGAAAAGTCTCGAGTATCTAAAAGCTTTGGGCGTAAATGTATTTCTGAAAACAAGAGTTAAAAGTTATGACGGCAGCACCATCGAACTGGATAATGGCACTCGTTTTACAACCGATTCTGTAATTTGGTCAGCAGGCGTTAAAGGTTCACCAATTAAAGGATTGCCTGAAACTACAATTCTAAATGGAAATCGCATCGCAGTCAATGAATTCAATCAGGTAATAGACACTGAAAATATTTTTGCCATTGGCGATGTTGCTGCATATATTACCACTGAAAATCCTAAAGGACTCCCAATGTTAGCACCTGTCGCGCAACAACAGGGAGAGTTTTTGGCCGAAAATATTTTAAGAAAAATCAAAAGCGAACCGATGGAACCATTTCAATATCGAAATAAAGGAGTAATGGCGACAATAGGTCGAAATAAAGCGGTGGTCGATTTGCCTCACTATAAGTTTCAGGGCATTTTTGCCTGGTTTATATGGATGTTTGTTCATATTTTGTCCTTAGCAGGCTACCGAAATAAAATCATCACTTTTATTGATTGGTTCATCAATTATTTCAGTTATGCCAGACCTTTAGGCGTTATCTTAATTTCTACAAAAGCCAAAGACACCAAAGAAAATAAAGTAAAAATGGAAGAAGAAAAAGTATAA
- a CDS encoding tellurite resistance/C4-dicarboxylate transporter family protein — MPTNNKQNDGYKQIRSKHLFFKIAELSPAYFALVMATGIVSIAAHLYNYILFAKALFYINSIAYLIICILFIFRFIYFKKEFLSDFMDDRKNMGFLSFVAANCILGGQFILIANNYHVAAFFLIIGLSSWIVLTYSLFLILIEKRNKPSIKAINGTWLLLVVATQAVSILLAQLEEFLPFSHNEVLFFSLILFLCGCLFYIILITLIIYRLIFFELHAEDLSPPFWISMGADAITVLAGSTLILNADKWELLIEILPFLKGFTLLFWAIGTWWIPLMVMLGIWRHFIKKVPLKYNSAYWGMVFPLGMYTVCTFQLSQAVGVPFLMAISSVFVFFAIGVWSIVFIYLIYSLIFSVMLKKKL, encoded by the coding sequence ATGCCAACAAATAATAAGCAAAACGACGGTTATAAACAGATAAGGTCAAAACACCTGTTTTTTAAAATCGCTGAATTATCGCCAGCTTATTTTGCATTGGTAATGGCGACAGGAATTGTTTCTATTGCAGCCCATTTATACAATTATATTCTTTTTGCGAAAGCACTTTTTTATATTAATAGCATTGCTTATTTGATAATTTGTATTTTATTTATTTTTCGTTTTATTTATTTTAAAAAGGAATTTCTATCAGATTTCATGGACGATAGAAAAAATATGGGATTTCTATCTTTCGTTGCTGCAAACTGTATTTTGGGTGGCCAGTTTATTTTGATTGCAAATAATTACCACGTTGCGGCATTCTTTCTTATCATAGGTTTGTCATCATGGATTGTTCTTACTTATTCGCTATTTCTCATTCTAATTGAAAAGCGCAATAAACCTTCCATAAAAGCAATTAACGGAACATGGTTACTCCTTGTAGTAGCGACTCAGGCGGTTTCTATATTACTCGCTCAGTTAGAAGAATTTCTTCCGTTCTCACATAATGAAGTACTTTTTTTCTCCTTAATTTTATTTTTGTGCGGTTGTTTATTTTATATCATTTTAATTACGCTCATCATCTATCGACTTATCTTTTTTGAATTACACGCCGAAGATCTCAGTCCTCCTTTTTGGATCAGTATGGGTGCTGATGCAATTACTGTTTTAGCAGGTTCAACTTTGATACTCAATGCTGATAAATGGGAATTGTTAATAGAAATTCTTCCATTTTTGAAAGGCTTTACCTTATTATTCTGGGCAATCGGCACGTGGTGGATTCCACTGATGGTTATGTTAGGTATTTGGCGACATTTTATAAAAAAAGTTCCCTTAAAATATAATTCTGCATATTGGGGAATGGTCTTTCCTTTGGGAATGTATACTGTTTGTACTTTCCAATTATCCCAAGCAGTCGGAGTACCTTTTCTAATGGCGATATCTTCTGTATTTGTATTTTTTGCAATCGGTGTATGGTCAATCGTTTTTATATACTTAATCTATTCTCTGATTTTTAGTGTCATGCTAAAAAAGAAGCTTTAA
- the glgP gene encoding alpha-glucan family phosphorylase, whose amino-acid sequence MNKKIMMMNAEKFNNNQLYGLLPSDAEGMKTLTELSLNMRWSWNHVADELWQQLDYDLWKITHNPWIILQSVSRDKLEKLLNDKDFRNKMNDLVKIKDYSNTTPAWFQQNHSNSALKCIAYFSMEYMLSEALPIYVGGLGNVAGDQLKSASDLGVPVVAVGLLYQQGYFRQKIDKEGNQQAMFPFTDPGQLPITPLRLPNGEWLRLKINLAGHTVWLRTWEVQVGRIKLYLLDSNDVVNLPEYREITSEIYGGGVEMRIKQEILLGIGGWKLLQALDIHPEVCHMNEGHAAFLTLERACSFMKENKIPFEAALAVTRAGNLFTTHTAVAAGFDHFSPSLMWKFFGNYAKNELGIEFDNMMALGRANPFDTSEYFNMAYLAIRGSGAVNGVSHLHGKVSKSLFNILFPRQPISEIPIGSVTNGVHMPSWDSSFADKVWTDACGKNRWKGGLETLEEDIHKIKDETLWQMRNDGRNELVNFIRDRFEAQSDVADQSPEFIENAKHVFNPNTLTLGFARRFVPYKRPDLLLHDEERFVRILTNNEHPVQLVIAGKASPFDESGKALIRTWIQFIQKYNLYNHIVLLSDYDVLLTRHLVQGADVWVNTPRRPWEASGTSGMKVLVNGGINLSELDGWWAEAYTPEVGWALGDGKEHGEDLAWDAKEAEDLYDLLENQIIPDFYNRNEKDIPEKWINKMRKSMAILTPSFSANRAVREYTENYYLPAADNYNKRAAEKGAAGMKIMNTHQELLQKWNQIQFSEVHTEDKDNGHLFQVQVKLNGLNPEFVSVELYANGINSDAPVKIKMDHVSGVNDQYEYVANTDGSRPVSDYTARVIPNYENVSVPLEDNLILWQH is encoded by the coding sequence TTGAACAAAAAAATTATGATGATGAACGCAGAAAAATTTAATAATAATCAATTGTATGGCTTGTTACCGTCAGATGCAGAAGGCATGAAAACGCTAACTGAACTTTCTCTTAATATGCGTTGGTCATGGAATCATGTAGCAGATGAATTATGGCAACAACTTGATTATGATTTATGGAAAATCACCCATAATCCTTGGATTATATTACAAAGTGTATCCCGTGACAAACTTGAAAAACTGCTGAATGATAAAGATTTTAGAAATAAAATGAATGATTTGGTAAAGATAAAGGACTACTCAAATACAACTCCTGCATGGTTTCAGCAAAATCATTCGAACTCAGCCTTGAAATGCATTGCTTATTTCAGTATGGAATATATGCTAAGCGAAGCACTGCCCATTTATGTTGGAGGTTTGGGAAATGTTGCAGGCGACCAATTAAAATCTGCCAGCGATCTCGGTGTACCAGTAGTTGCAGTTGGCTTGCTTTATCAGCAAGGATATTTTCGGCAGAAAATAGACAAAGAGGGCAACCAACAAGCAATGTTTCCATTTACAGATCCGGGACAGCTGCCCATTACGCCGCTTCGTTTACCCAACGGTGAATGGTTGAGATTAAAAATAAACTTAGCTGGACACACGGTTTGGTTACGGACTTGGGAAGTACAGGTTGGTAGAATAAAACTATATCTGCTCGATAGCAATGATGTGGTGAATTTGCCTGAATACCGGGAAATAACAAGTGAAATCTATGGCGGTGGTGTAGAGATGCGCATCAAACAGGAAATCCTTTTAGGCATAGGTGGTTGGAAACTTCTTCAGGCATTGGATATTCATCCGGAAGTTTGTCACATGAATGAAGGCCATGCCGCATTTTTAACATTAGAACGTGCTTGTAGCTTTATGAAAGAAAATAAAATTCCTTTTGAAGCAGCGCTGGCTGTTACCCGTGCTGGAAATTTGTTTACGACGCACACGGCTGTTGCAGCAGGTTTTGATCATTTTAGTCCATCACTGATGTGGAAATTTTTCGGTAATTATGCTAAAAATGAATTAGGAATTGAATTCGATAACATGATGGCATTGGGTCGTGCGAATCCGTTTGACACCTCAGAATATTTTAATATGGCTTACCTCGCCATTCGAGGTAGTGGCGCAGTGAATGGAGTAAGTCATTTACACGGAAAAGTCAGCAAGTCACTTTTTAACATCCTTTTTCCACGGCAACCTATAAGTGAAATTCCAATCGGTTCTGTTACGAATGGGGTGCATATGCCAAGTTGGGATAGTTCATTTGCTGATAAAGTATGGACAGATGCTTGTGGTAAAAATAGATGGAAAGGTGGACTGGAAACGCTGGAAGAAGATATTCATAAAATAAAAGATGAAACATTATGGCAAATGAGAAATGATGGCCGCAATGAACTGGTGAATTTTATTCGAGATAGATTTGAAGCACAATCAGATGTTGCTGACCAATCACCTGAATTTATTGAGAATGCTAAACATGTATTTAATCCAAATACTTTAACTCTGGGTTTTGCCCGACGGTTTGTCCCTTACAAAAGACCAGATCTTTTGTTGCATGATGAAGAACGATTTGTACGCATACTTACAAACAACGAACATCCTGTACAGTTGGTTATCGCTGGTAAAGCATCACCATTTGATGAATCAGGAAAAGCATTAATCAGAACATGGATCCAGTTTATTCAAAAATATAATTTATATAATCATATTGTTTTATTAAGTGATTATGATGTTTTGCTCACGAGACATCTGGTACAAGGCGCAGATGTTTGGGTCAATACACCAAGACGACCATGGGAAGCATCTGGAACAAGCGGAATGAAAGTATTGGTTAATGGCGGAATTAATTTATCTGAGTTGGATGGATGGTGGGCAGAAGCTTATACACCTGAAGTGGGTTGGGCATTAGGCGATGGAAAGGAACATGGTGAAGACCTTGCTTGGGATGCAAAAGAAGCCGAAGACTTATATGATCTATTAGAAAACCAGATCATTCCTGATTTTTATAACCGCAATGAAAAAGATATTCCAGAAAAATGGATCAACAAGATGCGTAAAAGTATGGCGATATTAACTCCAAGTTTTTCTGCAAACAGGGCAGTCAGAGAATATACCGAAAACTATTACCTGCCCGCTGCTGATAATTATAATAAAAGAGCCGCTGAAAAAGGTGCTGCTGGAATGAAGATAATGAATACGCATCAAGAACTTCTACAGAAATGGAATCAAATACAGTTCAGCGAGGTTCATACTGAAGATAAAGACAATGGACATCTCTTTCAAGTACAGGTGAAACTAAATGGATTAAATCCAGAATTTGTATCGGTGGAGTTATATGCAAATGGAATTAATAGTGATGCTCCTGTTAAAATAAAAATGGATCATGTTTCTGGAGTTAATGACCAGTATGAATATGTTGCGAATACAGATGGTTCGCGTCCAGTAAGTGATTATACCGCCCGTGTAATTCCAAATTATGAAAATGTATCTGTGCCTTTGGAAGATAATCTAATTCTTTGGCAGCATTGA